A genomic window from Streptomyces sp. NBC_00234 includes:
- the arfA gene encoding arabinosylfuranosidase ArfA, with the protein MTRSARFTLHPDFAVGDVDPRLFGSFVEHLGRCVYTGIHEPGHPSADEAGLRTDVLALIRELGVTAVRYPGGNFVSGYKWEDSVGPVEERPRRLDLAWRSTETNRFGLAEFMDFLGKAGPQAQPMMAVNLGTRGVAEALELQEYANHPGGTALSDLRAAHGDKDPYGIRLWCLGNEVDGPWQTGHKTAQEYGRLAAETARAMRQIDPTVELVACGSSHQSMETFAAWEATVLAETYDLVDYVSLHAYYEEIDGDRDSFLASAVDMESFIENVVATCDHVGARLKSTKKINLSFDEWNVWYMSRPRPDAGEDAADWPEAPRLLEDNYSVTDAVVVGSLLIALLRHADRVSVACLAQLVNVIAPILAEPGGPAWKQTTFFPFAQTSRYGRGRVLDVRVDSPTYETRKFGEVDLLHATAVHGEDGTVTVFAVNRGRSEPLPLDVALYDLGVTEVVEHTALCDADPEARNTLDDQERVVPHTVDGTTLTDGRLHAVLEPLSWNVIRLGR; encoded by the coding sequence ATGACCCGTTCCGCCCGCTTCACCCTGCACCCCGACTTCGCCGTCGGCGACGTGGACCCCCGGCTCTTCGGCTCCTTCGTCGAGCACCTGGGCCGCTGTGTCTACACCGGGATCCACGAGCCCGGACACCCCTCGGCCGACGAGGCGGGCCTCCGTACGGACGTCCTCGCCCTGATCCGCGAGCTCGGGGTGACGGCGGTGCGCTATCCCGGCGGCAACTTCGTCTCCGGCTACAAGTGGGAGGACTCCGTCGGCCCGGTGGAGGAGCGACCGCGCCGGCTCGACCTGGCCTGGCGCTCCACGGAGACCAACCGCTTCGGGCTCGCCGAGTTCATGGACTTCCTCGGGAAGGCAGGCCCGCAGGCCCAGCCGATGATGGCCGTCAACCTCGGCACACGCGGAGTCGCCGAGGCGCTGGAGCTCCAGGAGTACGCCAACCACCCCGGGGGAACGGCCCTTTCCGACCTGCGCGCCGCCCACGGTGACAAGGACCCGTACGGAATCCGGCTGTGGTGTCTGGGCAACGAGGTGGACGGCCCCTGGCAGACCGGTCACAAGACCGCCCAGGAGTACGGTCGTCTGGCCGCCGAGACCGCCCGGGCGATGCGGCAGATCGACCCCACCGTCGAACTCGTCGCCTGCGGCTCCTCCCACCAGTCGATGGAGACCTTCGCCGCGTGGGAGGCCACGGTCCTCGCCGAGACGTACGACCTCGTCGACTACGTGTCGCTGCACGCCTATTACGAGGAGATCGACGGCGACCGCGACTCCTTCCTGGCATCCGCCGTCGACATGGAATCGTTCATCGAGAACGTCGTCGCCACCTGCGACCACGTGGGCGCCCGGCTGAAGTCCACGAAGAAGATCAACCTCTCCTTCGACGAGTGGAACGTCTGGTACATGTCCAGGCCCCGTCCCGACGCCGGGGAGGACGCCGCCGACTGGCCCGAGGCGCCCCGGCTCCTGGAGGACAACTACTCCGTCACGGACGCCGTCGTCGTCGGCTCCCTGCTCATCGCCCTGCTGCGCCACGCGGACCGGGTGTCCGTCGCCTGCCTCGCCCAGCTCGTCAACGTCATCGCGCCGATCCTGGCGGAGCCCGGCGGCCCGGCGTGGAAGCAGACCACGTTCTTCCCCTTCGCGCAGACCTCGCGGTACGGACGCGGACGCGTCCTCGACGTACGCGTGGACTCACCGACGTACGAGACACGGAAGTTCGGCGAGGTGGACCTGCTGCACGCCACGGCCGTGCACGGCGAGGACGGCACCGTCACCGTGTTCGCGGTCAACCGCGGCCGGAGCGAACCGCTGCCGCTCGACGTCGCCCTGTACGACCTCGGCGTCACCGAGGTCGTCGAGCACACCGCGCTCTGCGACGCGGACCCGGAGGCCCGCAACACCCTCGACGACCAGGAGCGCGTGGTCCCGCACACCGTCGACGGCACCACACTCACCGACGGCCGGCTCCACGCCGTCCTCGAACCGCTGTCCTGGAACGTCATCCGGCTCGGCCGCTGA
- a CDS encoding TOBE domain-containing protein yields MQSYTIGQAARLLGVSPDTARRWADAGRVATHRDEAGRRLVDGRDLAALAVEVGRPGSEEDDPSFTSARNAFPGIVTAVKLGDVAAQVEIQAGPHRIVSLLTREAVEELGLAVGMRATARVKSTNVHIDRT; encoded by the coding sequence ATGCAGTCCTACACAATCGGCCAGGCGGCCCGCCTGCTCGGCGTCAGTCCCGACACCGCCCGGCGCTGGGCCGACGCGGGACGGGTGGCCACCCACCGGGACGAGGCCGGGCGCCGTCTCGTCGACGGACGGGACCTCGCGGCCCTCGCCGTCGAGGTCGGCCGTCCCGGGAGCGAGGAGGACGACCCCTCCTTCACCTCCGCACGCAACGCCTTCCCGGGGATCGTCACCGCGGTCAAACTCGGCGATGTCGCGGCCCAGGTCGAGATCCAGGCCGGGCCGCACCGGATCGTCTCGCTCCTGACGCGCGAGGCGGTCGAGGAACTCGGCCTGGCCGTCGGCATGCGGGCCACCGCCCGCGTGAAGTCGACCAACGTGCACATCGACCGCACCTGA
- the modA gene encoding molybdate ABC transporter substrate-binding protein codes for MPPTFSGRRIAAGVLTAAVLVPLAACGSDGGSEDGASGAPDTRLTVLAAASLTDVFATAGAAYEKEHPGTNVTFSFAGSQELAAQVEQGAPADALVTADTKTMAGLESETGTPTVIAKNRLVIATGEGNPEGIKGLADLTDSRLKVVLAAPEVPVGRYSKQILDAQKLTVKPVSQETDVRAVLSKVALGEADAGLVYRTDAASDVDRVDAVDIPDGQNAVASYPAATLRQSENAEAATAFVRWLGGPEAQKILQDAGFQKP; via the coding sequence ATGCCCCCCACGTTCTCCGGACGTCGTATCGCCGCCGGCGTGCTGACCGCCGCCGTGCTCGTACCGCTCGCGGCCTGCGGAAGCGACGGCGGCAGCGAGGACGGCGCTTCCGGCGCGCCGGACACCCGGCTCACGGTCCTCGCCGCGGCCTCCCTCACCGACGTGTTCGCCACGGCGGGCGCGGCGTACGAGAAGGAGCACCCCGGCACGAACGTGACGTTCTCCTTCGCCGGCTCCCAGGAGCTCGCCGCCCAGGTCGAGCAGGGCGCCCCGGCGGACGCGCTGGTCACCGCCGACACGAAGACCATGGCCGGGCTGGAATCCGAGACGGGCACGCCCACCGTGATCGCGAAGAACCGCCTGGTCATCGCCACCGGTGAGGGCAACCCGGAAGGGATCAAGGGCCTGGCGGACCTGACCGACAGCCGGCTGAAGGTGGTTCTCGCCGCACCGGAGGTCCCCGTGGGCCGGTACAGCAAGCAGATCCTGGACGCCCAGAAGCTCACCGTGAAGCCGGTCTCGCAGGAGACGGACGTCCGCGCGGTCCTCAGCAAGGTCGCGCTCGGCGAGGCGGACGCGGGCCTCGTCTACCGGACGGACGCCGCGTCGGACGTGGACCGGGTCGACGCGGTGGACATCCCCGACGGACAGAACGCCGTCGCCTCCTACCCGGCCGCCACCCTGCGGCAGTCGGAGAACGCGGAGGCCGCCACGGCGTTCGTGAGGTGGCTCGGCGGCCCCGAAGCGCAGAAGATCCTTCAGGACGCGGGGTTCCAGAAGCCGTAA